The proteins below are encoded in one region of Neisseria macacae ATCC 33926:
- a CDS encoding AEC family transporter, with protein sequence METALLLAGKITELTLIVLMGMALVKSKLLNSEHSRTLSVIALYLISPSVMIHAFQIENTPDIIDGLKLSVALAVVFHILLIVLGRLFKILFKLDTLEHAATVYTNSGNLIIPLVMSIFGPQWVIYTSGFIIVQMFLFWTHLRLLLCGRGNLAWKTVLTNINILSIFIGVFMFAFQIKLPHIIDNTLATVGGMIGPVAMLVAGMLIASLPLKEIILSKRIYLVAFLRLMLIPLILLVFVKISGIAHLGGHSDTVVLISFLATVSPAASTVTQMAMVYGQNACKASAIYGITTLLCVITMPLMIALYQAMV encoded by the coding sequence ATGGAAACCGCCCTGCTCCTCGCCGGCAAAATCACCGAGCTGACCCTGATTGTCCTGATGGGCATGGCGTTGGTGAAATCCAAGCTTCTGAATTCCGAACACAGCCGCACGCTCTCCGTCATCGCGCTCTACCTCATCAGCCCGTCGGTAATGATTCACGCCTTCCAAATCGAGAACACGCCCGACATCATTGACGGGCTGAAACTCTCGGTCGCCTTGGCGGTCGTGTTCCATATCCTGCTGATTGTGCTGGGCAGGCTTTTCAAAATCCTGTTCAAGCTCGACACGCTCGAACACGCCGCCACGGTTTACACCAATTCCGGCAACCTCATCATCCCGCTGGTGATGTCTATTTTCGGACCGCAATGGGTGATTTACACCAGCGGCTTCATCATCGTCCAAATGTTCCTTTTCTGGACGCACTTGCGCCTGCTGCTTTGCGGGCGCGGCAATCTTGCGTGGAAAACCGTACTCACCAACATCAACATCCTATCCATTTTTATCGGCGTGTTCATGTTTGCCTTTCAAATCAAACTGCCGCACATCATCGACAACACGCTTGCGACCGTCGGCGGCATGATAGGTCCGGTCGCCATGCTCGTTGCCGGAATGCTGATTGCCTCGCTGCCGCTTAAAGAAATCATCCTCTCCAAACGGATTTACCTCGTCGCCTTCCTGCGTCTGATGCTTATCCCGCTGATTCTGCTAGTGTTTGTCAAAATTTCGGGCATTGCCCATTTGGGCGGACACAGCGATACCGTCGTCCTCATCAGCTTCCTCGCCACCGTCAGCCCCGCCGCGTCCACCGTTACCCAAATGGCGATGGTTTATGGTCAGAACGCCTGTAAAGCCAGCGCGATTTACGGCATCACGACGCTGCTGTGCGTCATTACCATGCCGCTGATGATTGCGTTGTATCAAGCGATGGTTTGA
- a CDS encoding PEP/pyruvate-binding domain-containing protein translates to MRHYHAADDCVVSSDGLKGLGQEKGRLKHLEQGFQTTFSCYNPFFFLVAIIMKTSVCLSLLLLLAACHPNAEVADTAAPTARKPSYFESDKRQAATPVKTQTPALSAIRSRADFDLLSRVYEQDSEYEIPHVLFLIDREDNNRTDYINTPKYRLHETYLAEILKPMPTRKELFEQYRSPNRRFLFGTISWQNSTQEYVYEFWEGDKITPELLKLAEGRLKDSFFAPLRYKTNSLWQETVAAQSKVPFVTQESLIQNFPYLPLHRGKAVGTLRVITQEDDLYDVGADDIIILKEVPLVLPPVAGIISEKPSTALSHVNVLARGWGIPNIYLKDAEKILAPYIGRRIELEADAKQYRVAQTNRNTAAKTFSDDLSLPQPDTSDYSLRPLANLRREDSRYCGSKAANLGHIRSHIADSNVPDGFCIPFAYYRAMMDKLGINAATLAQIETQSGGDNRKRRTALLALQKKITDAEIPPEWKRTWAEQWRSQLNSKGVFVRSSSNSEDLPNFSGAGLYTTVPNVTGENALAEAVKQSWASVFNYSAYEARRIAGLPHDSVKMSVFVQQSINADLSGVLVTVNPYDTAQKNTSYIAAKRGLGIRVVEGKRVAEQAVYNRRNDAVQRLSSSNETTALQLDENGGVREVPITGGNVMNHDQIRRLDQAGQQIKQLFGNGEQDIEWAFADGKLVILQARPYLNGRR, encoded by the coding sequence GTGCGTCATTACCATGCCGCTGATGATTGCGTTGTATCAAGCGATGGTTTGAAAGGGTTGGGTCAAGAAAAAGGTCGTCTGAAACACCTCGAACAGGGTTTTCAGACGACCTTTTCTTGCTACAATCCGTTTTTTTTTCTCGTTGCCATTATCATGAAAACCAGCGTCTGCCTCTCACTATTGCTCCTGCTCGCCGCCTGCCATCCCAATGCCGAAGTCGCCGATACCGCCGCGCCGACCGCGCGCAAGCCTTCTTATTTTGAGTCCGACAAACGCCAAGCCGCCACGCCGGTCAAAACGCAGACCCCCGCGCTGTCCGCCATCCGCAGCCGCGCCGATTTCGACCTGCTTTCGCGCGTTTACGAACAAGACAGCGAATACGAAATCCCGCACGTCCTCTTCCTTATCGACCGCGAAGACAACAACCGCACCGACTACATCAACACGCCGAAATACCGCCTGCACGAAACCTATCTCGCCGAGATTTTGAAGCCGATGCCGACGCGCAAAGAATTGTTCGAACAATACCGCAGCCCGAACCGCCGCTTCCTGTTCGGCACCATCAGTTGGCAGAACAGCACTCAAGAATACGTTTACGAATTTTGGGAAGGCGACAAAATCACGCCCGAATTGCTGAAATTGGCAGAAGGTCGTCTGAAAGACAGTTTCTTCGCCCCGCTGCGCTACAAAACCAATTCCCTGTGGCAGGAAACTGTTGCTGCGCAAAGCAAAGTCCCCTTTGTAACCCAAGAAAGCCTGATACAGAATTTTCCTTATTTGCCGTTGCACAGGGGGAAAGCGGTAGGCACATTGCGCGTCATCACTCAGGAAGACGACCTTTACGATGTCGGTGCGGACGACATCATCATCTTGAAAGAAGTGCCGCTGGTGTTGCCGCCCGTAGCAGGCATCATCAGCGAAAAACCGTCCACCGCGCTGTCGCATGTGAACGTCTTGGCGCGCGGCTGGGGCATTCCCAACATCTACCTCAAAGACGCGGAAAAAATCCTCGCCCCCTATATCGGCCGCCGTATCGAATTGGAGGCAGACGCAAAACAATACCGGGTCGCCCAAACCAACCGAAACACAGCCGCCAAAACCTTTTCAGACGACCTCTCCCTGCCGCAGCCCGACACTTCCGATTACAGCCTGAGGCCGCTTGCCAACTTGCGCCGTGAAGACAGCCGTTACTGCGGCAGCAAAGCCGCCAACCTCGGCCATATCCGCTCCCATATCGCAGACAGCAACGTCCCCGACGGATTCTGCATCCCCTTCGCCTACTACCGCGCCATGATGGACAAACTCGGCATCAACGCGGCAACACTGGCGCAAATCGAAACGCAAAGCGGCGGCGACAACCGCAAACGCCGCACCGCCCTGCTCGCCTTGCAGAAAAAAATCACCGATGCCGAAATCCCGCCCGAATGGAAACGCACATGGGCGGAACAATGGCGCAGCCAATTAAACAGCAAAGGCGTGTTCGTCCGCAGCTCGTCCAATTCCGAAGACCTACCGAATTTTAGCGGCGCAGGACTGTACACCACCGTGCCGAACGTAACCGGCGAAAACGCGCTGGCGGAAGCAGTGAAACAGTCTTGGGCTTCCGTCTTCAATTACAGCGCGTACGAAGCCCGCCGCATCGCCGGACTGCCGCACGACAGCGTGAAAATGAGCGTCTTCGTCCAACAAAGCATCAATGCCGACCTCTCCGGCGTACTCGTTACCGTCAATCCCTACGATACCGCGCAGAAAAACACTTCCTACATCGCCGCCAAACGCGGGCTGGGCATTCGCGTGGTCGAAGGAAAACGGGTGGCGGAACAAGCCGTTTACAACCGCCGCAACGACGCCGTACAACGCCTCAGCTCCTCCAACGAAACCACCGCGCTGCAACTGGATGAAAACGGCGGCGTCAGGGAAGTACCGATCACCGGCGGCAACGTCATGAATCACGACCAAATCCGCCGCCTCGACCAAGCAGGACAGCAAATCAAACAGCTTTTCGGCAACGGCGAACAAGACATCGAATGGGCTTTCGCAGACGGCAAACTCGTCATCCTTCAGGCAAGGCCTTATTTAAACGGCAGACGGTAA
- a CDS encoding SMI1/KNR4 family protein — translation MNYQDFISQTETQYGISLPNLYKRLAADGMLDWGELGSKWYSETFPKLLEYPPLLLVGSEFELPHADELQGINEQLCDDSEWMSLKPEYRGKLIAFAGAGNGDYYAFDYRQEGEPCITRLYHDDDFSVVEAANLADFIFRRLLQAQADYFPEEDTSPEDYRRQLFAQLESHQPYLSAEQYEFLRQTYQKPYQKDQWGGLFMLSDEETSAAEQRFISCERLDEEFEPFDYD, via the coding sequence ATGAATTATCAGGATTTCATCAGCCAAACCGAAACACAATACGGCATCTCCCTGCCCAACCTATACAAACGCCTCGCTGCCGACGGTATGTTGGACTGGGGCGAATTGGGTAGCAAATGGTATAGCGAAACCTTTCCCAAGTTGCTCGAATATCCGCCTTTACTGCTGGTCGGCTCGGAATTTGAACTGCCTCACGCCGACGAATTGCAGGGAATCAACGAACAGCTATGCGACGACAGTGAATGGATGAGTTTGAAACCCGAATACCGTGGCAAACTCATCGCCTTTGCCGGAGCTGGCAATGGCGATTACTACGCATTCGATTACCGCCAAGAAGGCGAACCATGTATCACACGCCTGTATCACGACGACGACTTCAGCGTAGTAGAAGCCGCAAACTTAGCAGACTTCATCTTCCGCAGGCTGCTCCAAGCCCAAGCGGACTATTTCCCCGAAGAAGATACTTCTCCCGAAGACTACCGCAGGCAACTGTTTGCCCAATTGGAAAGCCACCAACCCTACCTCTCCGCCGAACAATATGAATTCCTCCGACAAACCTATCAAAAACCCTATCAAAAAGACCAATGGGGCGGATTGTTCATGTTGAGCGATGAAGAAACCAGCGCCGCCGAACAACGGTTCATCTCATGCGAACGGCTGGACGAAGAATTCGAACCTTTCGACTATGACTAG
- a CDS encoding type VI secretion system Vgr family protein: MTARQSYHLTFARFSPSLSVRSFTASEAANTAYRVEITATSTDSSLPLSSYLNQRAAFEIRPQEAVLSEVAAAFSAGSDDAPAKQWQGIVTSCEKLSVSKDETVYRFVLEPRFAALKHFQSSRLFQNQTVPDIVAAVFKHHGFSGVDYRFQKSRSYTVREYVTQYLESDFAFINRLCEEEGIWYAFEQHEQHGDVVVFGDSPEHYFRDPSLPVSYRPHAGLESTGTEALFNLSIRHNPIVEGIRSADYNYRTADTDLFAETDNKQSEESADNTVLLGKQQNWGLHPKTPDEAKVQTTLLNEAVLCRQTVANGSGNVVSMAPMKVFQTDTAFPEAPDGWLVLSMEHSGSRDTAYTHTFTAIPAQLAFRPERTTPRPHIAGTLPARVTAAENCTYAYIDDMGRYRVKLPFDLDEWSPGGESRPVRLAKPYAGPEYGIHFPLHEGTEVMLSFVQGNPDRPYISGVMHDSAHPDHIPADWNTRNVIRTWANNKLRMEDQKGQEHIKLATDYQKSQLNLGHIVDSGREKRGENGEGFELRTDGWGAVRAGKGILVSAQNQDANGKVLDMDDAIAQIEQALSLAKSLNKAAQTANNHHTDEETQRGRLKDALKDLKEAGLIQTAPAGIATATQQSQLHTANENIHLVSGSHTDITAGQSLTAHAAESLNLFAQSSGIKVQANQGKVEVQAQNDELQLNALKDATLTSSAGKITIAAKEEILITCKGAYIKLANGEVEIGSPKLVRVKAPLEVTGPNAINTRMPLLPQTGLFSRRFDFSSIFTPDFLTAGISYQVINRSQNSERIETLDEKGRTSRFYGDSKDEIEISVIGKLTKEQKWALIPDNETEHEDHCCACDEEDHDCEEISETEEVVEDNLLEDYNQFGN; the protein is encoded by the coding sequence ATGACTGCCCGCCAATCCTACCACCTTACCTTCGCCCGTTTCTCTCCGTCACTTTCAGTCCGCTCTTTCACCGCTTCCGAAGCCGCCAACACTGCCTACCGCGTCGAAATCACCGCCACCTCCACCGATTCCTCACTGCCGCTGTCTTCCTACCTCAACCAGCGCGCAGCGTTTGAAATCCGTCCGCAGGAGGCCGTATTGTCCGAAGTAGCCGCCGCTTTTTCAGCCGGTTCGGACGACGCTCCGGCGAAACAATGGCAGGGCATTGTGACTTCGTGTGAGAAGCTGTCCGTCTCCAAGGATGAAACCGTTTACCGCTTTGTTTTAGAGCCGCGTTTCGCGGCTTTAAAACATTTCCAATCCTCCCGACTGTTTCAAAACCAAACCGTCCCCGACATCGTTGCCGCCGTCTTCAAACACCACGGCTTCTCCGGTGTCGACTACCGTTTCCAAAAAAGCCGCAGCTACACCGTCCGCGAGTATGTGACCCAGTATCTCGAAAGCGACTTTGCCTTTATCAACCGTCTGTGTGAGGAAGAAGGCATTTGGTATGCCTTCGAACAGCATGAACAACATGGCGACGTAGTCGTCTTCGGCGACAGTCCCGAACACTACTTCCGCGACCCAAGCCTGCCCGTTTCCTACCGTCCCCATGCCGGACTGGAAAGCACCGGTACCGAAGCACTGTTCAACCTCAGCATCCGCCACAACCCCATCGTCGAAGGCATACGCAGTGCCGACTACAACTACCGCACTGCCGATACCGACCTCTTCGCCGAAACCGACAACAAACAATCCGAAGAATCTGCCGACAATACCGTCTTATTGGGCAAACAGCAAAACTGGGGCCTTCATCCCAAAACCCCCGACGAAGCCAAAGTTCAGACGACCCTGCTGAACGAAGCCGTCCTCTGCCGCCAAACCGTTGCCAACGGCAGCGGCAACGTCGTTTCCATGGCGCCGATGAAAGTGTTCCAAACCGATACCGCCTTCCCCGAAGCCCCCGACGGCTGGCTGGTACTCAGCATGGAACACAGCGGCAGCCGCGATACCGCCTATACCCATACCTTTACCGCCATACCCGCCCAACTCGCCTTCCGTCCCGAACGCACCACCCCGCGCCCCCATATCGCCGGCACACTGCCCGCACGGGTAACCGCGGCAGAGAACTGCACCTACGCCTACATCGACGACATGGGACGCTACCGCGTCAAACTGCCGTTTGATTTGGACGAATGGAGTCCCGGCGGAGAAAGCCGTCCCGTCCGACTCGCCAAACCCTATGCCGGTCCCGAATACGGCATCCACTTCCCCTTACACGAAGGCACCGAAGTCATGCTGTCCTTCGTCCAAGGCAACCCCGACCGTCCGTATATCTCCGGCGTCATGCACGACAGCGCCCATCCCGACCACATTCCTGCCGATTGGAACACAAGGAACGTCATCCGCACCTGGGCGAACAACAAACTCAGGATGGAAGACCAAAAAGGTCAGGAACACATCAAACTCGCCACCGACTACCAGAAATCCCAACTCAACCTCGGCCACATCGTCGACAGCGGTAGGGAGAAACGCGGAGAGAACGGCGAAGGCTTCGAACTCAGAACCGACGGCTGGGGCGCCGTACGGGCGGGTAAAGGCATACTCGTCAGCGCACAAAACCAAGACGCCAACGGCAAAGTGCTGGATATGGACGATGCCATCGCGCAGATTGAACAGGCACTCTCCCTCGCCAAAAGCCTGAACAAAGCCGCCCAAACCGCCAACAATCACCACACCGATGAAGAAACCCAAAGGGGTCGTCTGAAAGACGCCCTCAAAGACCTGAAAGAGGCCGGTTTGATCCAAACCGCCCCCGCCGGTATTGCTACCGCGACACAACAAAGCCAATTACACACCGCCAATGAAAACATCCACCTCGTCAGCGGCAGCCATACCGACATCACCGCCGGCCAAAGCCTGACCGCCCATGCGGCAGAGAGCCTCAACCTGTTTGCGCAAAGCAGCGGCATCAAGGTGCAGGCCAATCAGGGCAAAGTGGAAGTGCAGGCACAGAATGACGAGTTGCAGCTGAATGCGCTGAAGGATGCAACGTTAACCAGTAGCGCGGGGAAAATCACCATAGCGGCGAAGGAAGAGATTCTGATTACCTGCAAAGGGGCGTATATCAAACTGGCGAACGGGGAAGTGGAGATTGGGAGTCCGAAGCTGGTGCGAGTGAAGGCGCCGTTGGAGGTGACGGGGCCAAATGCTATAAATACACGAATGCCATTGCTTCCTCAGACTGGTTTGTTTAGTAGACGTTTTGATTTTAGTAGCATATTTACGCCAGATTTTTTAACTGCAGGCATCAGTTATCAAGTCATTAATAGAAGTCAGAATTCCGAGCGGATTGAAACGCTTGATGAAAAAGGTAGAACATCAAGATTTTATGGGGATTCGAAAGATGAAATCGAAATTTCTGTGATAGGTAAGCTGACCAAAGAGCAAAAATGGGCACTAATCCCAGATAATGAAACAGAACATGAAGATCACTGTTGTGCCTGTGATGAAGAAGATCATGATTGTGAAGAAATATCTGAGACAGAAGAAGTCGTCGAGGATAATTTATTGGAAGATTACAACCAATTCGGAAATTAA
- a CDS encoding ABC transporter permease: MKTLFRSFPATVLLALLPLGFLVVMVVAPLVAMAAYDGSAWSLVLADDYMQHRLVWTVVQAAVTCVLVLLLGIPVGWSLARLSFRGREVILRLLMLPFVMPTLVVGVGVLALFGANGVLWAGWQDTPYLLLYGNVFFNLPVLVRAAYQGFLQVPQARLQSAQTLGAGAWQRFCFVEWPVLRPWLAGGACLVFLYCFSGFGLALLLGGSRYTTVEVEIYQLVMYELDMTQASVLVWMVLGVTALAGLLYAYLSRQTASDKAVRALLPHRPQSLGERVLLGFSLMVLLLCCLLPLVAVVFLAVSAGGSWGVLLEPETLAAGWNTLRFSGMAVLTAVVLGVMYAAVARRVAWVRGLVFLPFMVSPVCIAAGILLLYPQWTASLPLLVATYALLAYPFVAKDVLAAWDDLPEDYVSAARGMGANAFQTTLYVTAPLLKPALRRGLTLAAATCIGEFAATLFLSRPEWQTLTTLIYSYLGRAGEDNYARAMVLTTVLMLLSLMVFLLLDEREKT, from the coding sequence ATGAAAACACTGTTTCGCTCATTTCCTGCCACTGTTTTGCTTGCGCTGTTGCCTTTGGGTTTCTTGGTGGTGATGGTGGTTGCGCCATTGGTGGCGATGGCGGCTTATGACGGGTCGGCTTGGTCGTTGGTATTGGCCGATGATTATATGCAGCATCGCTTGGTTTGGACGGTGGTTCAGGCGGCGGTCACTTGTGTGCTGGTTTTGCTGCTTGGGATTCCGGTGGGGTGGTCGTTGGCGAGGTTGTCGTTTCGCGGGCGTGAGGTGATTTTGCGGCTTTTGATGTTGCCGTTTGTGATGCCGACTTTGGTGGTCGGGGTCGGTGTGTTGGCTTTGTTCGGGGCAAACGGTGTGTTGTGGGCGGGCTGGCAGGATACGCCGTATTTGTTGCTTTACGGCAATGTTTTTTTCAACTTGCCTGTGTTGGTGCGCGCGGCGTATCAGGGATTTTTGCAGGTGCCGCAGGCGAGGCTGCAGTCGGCGCAGACGCTGGGTGCGGGGGCTTGGCAGCGGTTTTGTTTTGTGGAATGGCCGGTGTTGCGCCCTTGGTTGGCGGGCGGGGCTTGTTTGGTATTTTTGTATTGTTTTTCGGGTTTCGGACTGGCTTTGTTGCTGGGTGGTAGCCGTTATACGACGGTCGAGGTGGAGATTTATCAGTTGGTGATGTATGAGCTGGATATGACTCAGGCGTCGGTTTTGGTGTGGATGGTGTTGGGCGTGACGGCATTGGCGGGACTGCTGTATGCGTATTTGAGCCGGCAAACGGCTTCTGATAAGGCGGTTCGTGCGTTGCTGCCTCATCGCCCGCAATCTTTGGGCGAACGTGTTTTGCTGGGTTTTTCTTTAATGGTGTTGCTGCTGTGTTGTCTGTTGCCTTTGGTGGCGGTGGTTTTTCTGGCGGTATCTGCAGGCGGGTCTTGGGGCGTGTTGTTGGAACCGGAAACTTTGGCGGCGGGATGGAATACGCTGCGGTTTTCGGGGATGGCGGTTTTGACGGCGGTTGTATTGGGGGTGATGTATGCGGCAGTTGCGCGACGGGTGGCGTGGGTGCGCGGTTTGGTGTTTTTGCCGTTTATGGTTTCTCCTGTCTGCATTGCCGCCGGTATATTGCTGCTTTATCCGCAATGGACGGCATCGCTGCCTTTGTTGGTTGCCACTTATGCGCTGCTGGCGTATCCGTTTGTGGCAAAAGATGTGCTGGCGGCTTGGGACGATTTGCCTGAAGATTATGTGTCGGCTGCGCGCGGTATGGGGGCAAATGCTTTTCAGACGACCTTGTATGTGACAGCCCCTTTATTGAAACCTGCTTTGCGACGCGGTCTGACTTTGGCGGCGGCAACCTGTATCGGCGAATTTGCCGCCACGCTGTTTTTGTCGCGCCCGGAATGGCAGACGCTGACTACTTTGATTTATTCGTATCTGGGGAGGGCAGGGGAGGACAATTATGCGCGGGCAATGGTGTTGACGACGGTTTTGATGCTGCTGTCGCTGATGGTGTTTTTGCTGCTGGACGAACGTGAAAAGACTTGA
- the parC gene encoding DNA topoisomerase IV subunit A, protein MNEHVSVPSPVGEDYLLLGQYAERAYLEYAMSVVKGRALPEVSDGQKPVQRRILFAMRDMGLTAGAKPVKSARVVGEILGKYHPHGDSSAYEAMVRMAQDFTLRYPLIDGIGNFGSRDGDGAAAMRYTEARLTPIAELLLSEINQGTVDFVPNYDGAFDEPLHLPARLPMVLLNGASGIAVGMATEIPSHNLNEVTQAAIALLKKPTLETADLMQYIPAPDFAGGGQIITPADELRRIYETGKGSVRVRARYEIEKLARGQWRVIVTELPPNANSAKILAEIEEQTNPKPKAGKKQLNQDQLNTKKLMLDLIDRVRDESDGEHPVRLVFEPKSSRIDTDTFINTLMAQTSLEGNVSMNLVMMGLDNRPAQKNLKTILQEWLDFRVVTVTRRLKFRLNQVEKRLHILEGRLKVFLHIDEVIKVIRESDDPKTDLMAAFGLTEIQAEDILEIRLRQLARLEGFKLEKELNELSEEQGRLNILLGDENEKRKLIIKEMQADMKQFGDARRTLVEEAGRAVLTQTTADEPITLILSEKGWIRSRAGHNLDLSQTAFKEGDRLKQTLEGRTVLPVVILDSLGRTYTLDAAEIPGGRGDGVPVSSLIELQNGAKPVAMLTGQPEQHYLLSGSGGYGFIAKLGDMVGRVKAGKVVMTVDSSETVLPPIAVYASSLINPDCKIVLASSDHRLLAFSIGELKVMPKGRGLQLMSLTDGASLEHVLVTTAAEFIVETVGKRGAVHQEKLRICDIEGKRGKKGKVLDVSGRLKTLSTASE, encoded by the coding sequence ATGAACGAACACGTTTCCGTCCCATCCCCCGTCGGCGAAGACTACCTGCTATTAGGTCAGTACGCCGAACGCGCCTATCTCGAATACGCCATGAGCGTGGTCAAAGGCCGCGCGCTGCCTGAAGTTTCGGACGGCCAGAAGCCCGTACAGCGGCGTATTTTGTTTGCCATGCGCGATATGGGTTTGACGGCGGGGGCGAAGCCGGTGAAGTCGGCACGCGTGGTCGGCGAGATTTTGGGTAAATACCACCCGCACGGCGACAGTTCCGCCTATGAGGCGATGGTTCGCATGGCGCAGGATTTTACCTTGCGCTATCCCTTAATCGACGGCATCGGCAACTTCGGTTCGCGCGACGGCGATGGGGCGGCGGCGATGCGTTACACCGAAGCGCGGCTGACGCCGATTGCGGAATTACTGTTGTCCGAAATCAATCAGGGGACGGTGGATTTCGTGCCGAACTACGACGGTGCGTTTGACGAACCGCTGCATCTGCCCGCCCGCCTGCCTATGGTGCTGCTCAACGGCGCGTCGGGCATCGCAGTGGGCATGGCGACCGAAATTCCGTCGCACAATTTGAACGAAGTTACGCAGGCGGCGATTGCGCTGTTGAAGAAGCCGACGTTGGAAACCGCCGACCTGATGCAATACATCCCCGCGCCTGATTTTGCCGGCGGCGGTCAAATTATCACGCCGGCGGACGAATTGCGCCGTATTTACGAAACCGGAAAGGGCAGCGTGCGCGTGCGTGCGCGTTACGAAATTGAGAAGCTGGCGCGCGGGCAATGGAGGGTGATTGTGACCGAGCTGCCGCCGAACGCCAATTCCGCCAAAATCCTCGCCGAAATCGAAGAACAAACCAACCCGAAACCGAAAGCAGGTAAAAAACAGCTCAACCAAGACCAGCTCAACACCAAAAAGCTGATGCTGGATTTAATCGACCGCGTGCGCGACGAGTCCGACGGCGAGCATCCCGTGCGACTGGTGTTCGAGCCGAAATCCAGCCGCATCGATACCGATACCTTCATCAACACGCTGATGGCGCAGACTTCGCTGGAAGGCAATGTGTCCATGAACTTGGTGATGATGGGGCTGGACAACCGCCCCGCGCAGAAAAACCTGAAAACGATTTTGCAGGAATGGCTGGATTTCCGCGTCGTGACCGTAACACGTCGTCTGAAATTCCGTTTGAACCAAGTGGAAAAACGGCTGCACATCCTTGAAGGCCGTCTGAAAGTCTTTCTGCACATCGACGAAGTGATTAAAGTCATCCGCGAATCAGACGACCCGAAAACCGACCTGATGGCGGCGTTCGGGCTGACCGAAATTCAAGCCGAAGACATTTTGGAAATCCGCCTGCGCCAGTTGGCGCGTTTGGAAGGTTTCAAACTCGAAAAAGAATTGAACGAATTGAGTGAGGAACAGGGTCGTCTGAATATCCTTTTGGGCGACGAAAACGAAAAACGCAAGCTGATTATCAAAGAGATGCAGGCGGACATGAAGCAGTTCGGCGACGCGCGCCGCACGCTGGTGGAAGAAGCCGGACGCGCCGTGCTGACGCAGACCACCGCCGATGAACCCATTACGCTGATTCTGTCGGAAAAAGGCTGGATACGCAGCCGTGCCGGACACAACCTCGATTTGAGCCAAACCGCATTCAAAGAAGGCGACCGCCTCAAGCAAACCCTCGAAGGCCGTACCGTTTTGCCCGTCGTCATTCTCGATTCATTGGGTAGAACCTACACGCTCGATGCCGCCGAAATCCCCGGTGGGCGAGGCGATGGCGTGCCGGTTTCATCGTTAATCGAGCTGCAAAACGGCGCGAAGCCCGTCGCCATGCTCACCGGACAGCCCGAACAGCACTACCTGCTCTCAGGCAGCGGCGGTTACGGCTTCATCGCCAAACTGGGCGATATGGTCGGGCGCGTGAAAGCGGGTAAAGTGGTCATGACCGTGGACAGCAGCGAAACCGTCCTGCCGCCGATTGCGGTTTATGCCTCCTCGCTCATCAATCCTGATTGCAAAATCGTACTGGCCAGCAGTGACCACCGCCTCTTGGCGTTCTCGATCGGCGAACTCAAAGTCATGCCTAAAGGACGCGGTTTGCAGTTGATGTCGCTGACCGACGGTGCATCTTTGGAACACGTCCTCGTGACCACGGCTGCGGAATTCATCGTTGAAACCGTCGGCAAGCGTGGTGCGGTGCATCAGGAAAAATTGCGCATTTGCGACATCGAGGGCAAACGCGGCAAAAAAGGGAAGGTTTTGGACGTATCAGGTCGTCTGAAAACCTTATCCACAGCTTCCGAATAA